Sequence from the Brevundimonas diminuta genome:
GCCTACGACTGTACGCCTGCGTCAGCCGGCGGCCGCCGCCTTCGCGCTCGATCGGGACGCCCGGAGGAAGCCGACCACGAGGACGAGGAAGGTGAGCAGCTGAAAGAGGACGCCCTCCAGGGTCGGATACAGGCCCAGGATTTCGGTGCGGGGAATCCAGGCGACCGGATGGACGTCGATCCAGCCCGCTTCCTGCAGGGCGGCGACGCCCTTGCCGACCAGGACGACCGACAGGACCGCCATCAGGATCGAGCTGAGAGAGAAGAACTGACCGATCGGCAGGCGCTTGCTGTAGGTCAGCAGGGCCCAGGCCACGACCGCGAGCACGGCGACGGCCGAGAGGGCGCCGGCCAGCATGCCGAGATGACCGCCCTGGCTCCAGATGGCGGCATAGAACAGGATGGTCTCGAACACTTCGCGGTAGACCACCACGAAGGCGAGCAGGAACAGCAGCCAGGCCGATCGGCCCGATAGGGCCCTGGAGAGCTTGTCGCGGATATAGGTCTGCCAGGCGTCGGCGTGCGACTTGCCGTGCATCCAGATGCCGACGGAGACGAGCACCGCGCCGGCCAGGAGCGAGCCGAAGCCCTCGGTCAGTTCGCGGCTCGCGCCGCTGATCGAGATCAGGAAGGTGGCCGCCGCCCAGGTCGCCCCGCCCGCCGCCAGGGCGGCGATCCAACCGCCATGAACGTAGCGCAGCGCCTCGGGGCGCTCCGCCTTGCGCAGGAAGGCGATCATGGCGACCACGATCAGCAGGGCCTCCAGCCCTTCGCGCAGGAGGATGGTGAAGGCGCCGGCGAAGCTGGCGACATTGTCCGCCTCCTGGGGCGCCAGGGCCCGTTCGGCGGTGTCGAGCAGGGCGCTGAGGCGTTCGACCTGGGCCTCGACCTCGCTGGTCGGGGCGCCCCGGCCGATGGCGGCCCGCAAGCCGGTCATGGCGGTTTCGACCCGTCGCAGCAGAGCGCCGTCGCGGGCGCCGAGCGCCGGCTCCACGGGCTCGAAGCCGTCGAGATAGGCCGAGAGCGCCAGATCGGCGGCCTGTTTGCGGTCGCCCGCGCGATAGGCCGTCAGGCTCTCGGTCAGGCGCGTGCGGGCGAGCGTCAGCGCGCCGCCCGAGGCCGGCGGCGCCGCGTCCGGATGCCGGCGCAGATAGGCGGTGACGGCGCGGGCCTTGGTCTCGCCGATACGCGACGCCAGGTCGGCGGGCGTGGTCTGGGTGACCGCGGCCAAGGTGGGGAAGGCGGCCCGGATCGCCGGATCGCTCTCCCACAGGCGCTGGCCTTCGGCGGCTTCGGCCTCGGTGAAGGCGAAGCGTCCGACGTAGAAGGCGAGGGCCCAGCGATCCTCGGCCGGCAGATGCGCGAAACTGGCCATCGCCGTGCCGTCCAGGCCTTGGTCGATCACCTGATAGAGGCCGAAGACGCTGCGCTGGCGAGCCCGCTCGACATCGGCGAAGGCGATGGGCGCGGGGTCCAGCCCCTGAGCCCCTTCGCCGTCGGCGCGGCCCGTGACGCCGTGGCAGACGGCGCACTGCTCCTGGTAGAGGGCCTGCCCTCGCGCGAGATCGGGCGGGAAGGACGGCGCCAGCGGGCTCGGATAGGCGGCGAGCAGGGCCGCGGCCAGGGTCTTGGCCTGGGCTGCGACCGCCTCCGGTGCGGCCTTGTCGCGGATGCGGGTCTCCAGGGCGGCGGCGTCGCGCACGAGTGCGGCCTTGCCGGCGGTCGCGGGCAGGGCGTCGATGCGGGTGCGGATCTGGCCCGCGAACTCGGTCATCTCGCCGTATTCGGCCGGGTTTACGATCTGGCCGTTCGCGACGGCGCCGGCGTAGTCGACCGACACATAGTCCAGCAGCCGCCAAGCGACTTGGGCTTCCGAGGCGGCGGGCGCCTGGGCTTGGACCGGAGCCGAGGACCCGAGGAGCAGGGTCAAGAACAGCAACTGAAGGAGATGACGCATGGCGGGCCTAACTGTGAACGGCTCGCATTATCACTGGTGCGTCAGGGTGTCGCGCTCGAAAGTGAAGCTCGCCCGCCGGCGTCGTGCCCATGACCGCAGAAGGCGTGGTCATGCAGCACCTCGATGACCTTGCAGGCGGAGACCCGGCCGCCGGCGCATTCGGTCGTCATGCGCGACAGCTCCGTCTTGAGCGCCTCAAGCTGGGCGATCTTCTCGGTGACGTCGCTCAGATGGCGCTCGGCGATCGCATTGGCCTCGCCGCAAGCCCGGTCGGGATGATCCGACAGGTCGAGCAGGGACTGGATCGAGCCGATGTCGAACCCCAGCTGGAGCGCGTCGTGGATTACGGAGAGGCAGCGGGGGCGGAGCCGTCATACAGGCGGAGATCGCTGGCGGTGCGCGACGGGGTTGGCAACTAATACGATGTGCTCATAGACGCGGATGGCCCTGAGCGATCAATGTCGTCATCGAGACATCGGCCACACGCGCGGCCCCGACCGGGACCGCTGTTGGCAGGACGCCACCCAACTAGGAAGCCCGTGTTGGATCCTGAGGGCTGGGACCCCGACTACGATGGTGAGCGTAATCGGCGGCTCTTGAGCGGTCGACTCTCAATCGACCGCCGGGTGCCCCGGCTCAACGGCAGCAAAGCCGCACATGGACCGGCGTCCCGCCGTCTTGCGGAACCTCGCGGAATGCGTGGTGGTGGCATGCGATGACGAAAAAGCCCGATGCGCCACACTAGGGACTTGGACTTCCTGAGGTCAAGGACGGTGGGCGGTCGACGTAGAGCCTCGGGACCGATGTCAAACTTCCGGCAGTGAAATAGCGTCCGCTCCTAGTGCATATCGGGCGCGAGGATAGGAGGGCGTCTTAAACGTCTGTTGCAATCGTGCTCGCTCGCGCGGCACCTCGTTCACCGTGCTCCGTCGCATGAGCCTTGAAGCGTCGCACTCGCACTTGGACTTACACAAGTTCTTACACACGTCCTAGATTTGTGATAGAAACTCGAAAAGTTTCAAGCCGTTGATGCTGCCGTGTGCGACTTAAAATCTGCCGGACGAAAGTCCTTGCCGGTTCAAGCCCGGCCGCCCGCACCACTCCGAACGCTACTCGATCAGAACGGGAAGAAGATCGGGATGGCGACCATGGCGGCGATCCAGGTGATCAGGTTCAGGGGCAGGCCAACGCGGACGAAGTCCATGTAGCTGTAGCCGCCCATGTTGAAGACCAGCACATTGGTCTGATAGCCGAACGGGGTGGCGAAGGCGGCAGAGGCCGCCATCATAACGCACACCAGGAAGGGGCGGGGATCCACGCCCAGGCTTTCGGCCAAGGCTACGGCGATGGGGGTGATCAGGACTGCGACCGTGGCGTTGGACAGCAGTTCGGTGGCGAACAGCGTCACGCCGTAGAGCACGATCAAGGCGCCCAGCGGCCCCAGCGGCCGGATCACGCCGATCAGACGATCTGCGCCGGCGGACGCCAGCCCCGTCACTTCGATGGCCGTGCCGACCACGACCATGCCGGCGATCAGCAGCAAGATTTCGGGGCGCAGTCCGGCATAGGCCTCCTCGGGCGTGATGACGCGCAGCAGGATCAGTCCGACGGCTCCGGCGAAGGCCGAGGCGGCGATCGGCGCCCACCCCAGCGCCGCCGACAGGATCACCAGCACGAAGACGCCCAGCGAGATCGCCGCCGGCCTGAGCCGAAGCGGGCGATCCGCGGCCCCATACAGTTCCACGTCGCCGAGATGCGCGTCGCCCGATCCGTCGACCTGATTTCGTGATCCGCCCAGGCGCGGCAGGCCGAACGGCAGCAGGCGCTTGCGGCGATTGATGGCTTCGGCCTCTGCGCGACGACGCGCCTCTTCCATTTCCGCCAGACGTGCGGCTTCCGCCTCGTCCATGGCGACCGATCGACCCAGTTGGCGCGCACCCACGAAATAGAGCCACAGGCCGCCGACGACCGCGATGGCCAATCCTACGGGCGTGATCTCGAAAAGGCCGAACACCGGCTGGCCGGCGTTGCGGGCCATGTCGTTGACCAGCAGATTGGTCGATGTCCCGATCAGCGTCAGCAGACCGCCCATGACCGTGACGTGGCTGAGCGGCATCAGAAAGCGTTTGGGCGACAGGCGAAGCGACTGGGCCACGTCGCGGATCACCGGCGCGGCCAAGACCACCACAGGGGTGTTGTTCAGAAAGCCGCCGACCGAACCGCACAGGCCGATGACGATCCAGATGCCCCGGGCGCCGATCCGGGCGGACAGCTGCGTCGCCTGTCGGATCAGCCAGCCCAAGAGGCCGGACAGTTCGATGGCGTAGGCGATGACGAACAGACCGGCCAAAGCGATGACCGCGGGACTGGCGAAGGCGCCCTGCACCTCAACCGGCCGCACGACGCCCAGCAGCAGGAGGACGGCGGCGCCCGTCAAGGCGACGACATCCGCCCGCATCTTGCCATGGATCAACACGCCCACGACGGCGACAAGCACGGCTAGGGCGGCGATCTGGTCGAAAGTCATGATGCTGTGCAGACCGTCCCCCATCGTTCGCGTCAACCTTTTTCGGGTGAGCGCATCCCCATCAGCGGTTCGCGTGTTAGGGTGGTTCCATGCTCGAAACGATTGCGTCGCCTCGGTATTCGATAATCGCGCTTGCGGCGTCCCTGCTGGTGCTCGCCGCGTGCCAGCGTGAGCCGCAGCCCGCACCCGCTCCGGCTGAGAAATCCGAAACGCCGCCGGTAGTGACCGTCGCGCCTGCGCCGGTGCTGGATCGCGCCGGCCTGCTTGAAGCCATGGACATCGCCGCCTCGGCCTTCGCCGCAGGGCGAGAGGTCGGGGGCGCGTCTCTGGCCGGGCGACGGTTCGTCGTCCGCCAGGCCTTTGGCTGCGGGGCGCCGAGCGAGGCCGCCGAAGCTGCGGCCGATGGGCTGGCGACGGTCGCCTGGGCGAAAGACCGCCAAAGCCTGAAGTTTAGTTTGGCGCCGGCGGATTGGCTGCAGTCCGGTGTGGTTGGAGGCGACGACAGCGGGCTGGAGGCTGTCGAGGGATTCTGGCTTGCCCGGCCGTGGCTGCTCACCGAGGCCTGCCCGGCGATGGCGCCCGGCGCCTCGGCTTCAACTCAGGCCTCGCCTCAGACGGCGGGGCTGGCCGCCGTATTCAAACCGAACGGCGCTCGGACCGGGCGCCGAAACGGCCGCGCCTATGAGTTCACCTTGCGCGGCGAGGACGGTCAACCACCCGTGCCGTCGGCGCAAGGATACCGTCTTGTCCTCGAAGGCCGGATGACCGCCTTCGCCGACGGCCGCGCGATCCACTGTCGGGCCGCCGCCGCCGATCAACGGCCGGCTTGCATCGGCGCAGTGCAACTCGACCGCGTCGCCTTCGAAGACGCCGACGGCCAGATGCTCAGCGAGTGGCGCGACGGTTAGGTCTAGAACAGACTGACCGGGAAGCCGATCAACCCCGACGATTGCAGGTGCTCGATGCCTTCCATGACGGGGACGGCGGCGAGGAAGACCAGGCCGTCGCGCAGGGTGCGGACGAAGAAGGCGGGACGGATGGTCAGTTCCTCGGCGTCGCGCCAGCGGGTGGGATTGGGCAGGAAGCGCGGCGTGCGGGCGCAGTAGGCGGCATAGGGCGCGCCGAAATGTTCGGCCAGCCAGGCCTCTTCGCGACCGACCGTGCGCAGAAAGACCAGGAAGGTCGCCACGGCGAAGATCGCGCCGATCGTCACGCTGCCGGTCTGGGCGCCGACGCCGAAGGCGCCGATGAAGCTGAAGACATAGAGCGGGTTGCGCGTGATGGAATAGGGGCCGCGATCAACGATCTCGGCCTTCTTGCGTCCGCCGATATAGAGCGAGCACCAGGCGCGGCCGACGATGGCGACGATTATCGCGGCCAGGCCCAAGGCCTCGACGCCCTCATGCCATTCGCCGTCGAGGGCGGCGACCGAGCGGACGCTGGCGGTCAGGACGATGAGGGCCAGCAGAACCAGGCCGGCGAACCATTTGCGACGGCGTTGGACGACGTCGAGCGACAGGGCGGGGGGAACAGGGCTCATGATGGATCTGTTCAGTGATGCTGCTGGGCGCGGACGAGCAGGGCGCGGGCCTCGGCCTTGCGGCCACGGTCGGCGACGGCGCGGCCGGGACGGGCAGGGGCGTCGATGGCCTTTTGCAGATAGCGGGCGGCGCCGTTCCAATCGTGTTCACGCACCAGCAGATCGCCCATGAAGAAGTTGGCATCGACGTCGTTGGGCGCCATGGCCAGACCACGCTGGAGATAGTCGCGGGCGCGCTGACGGTTGCCGAAACCGATCGGGGCGCCCGGAACCTGGGCGTAGAGCGAACCGAGGCTGACATAGACCGAACCGTTCAGCGCGCGCGGATTGATCCGCTCGGCCTGTTCCAGTTCGGTGCGCGCCTCACGCACCAGGCCCAGGGCGCCGATTCCGCCCTTCAATCCCGCTTCCGAAGCGGTGATGATGGCGTCCCAGACCAGAGGTTCGGCGCGGTTGGGGCATTGGGCCACGACGGCGTCGGCCTGGGTGTTCAACCGCGCCATTTCCGCCATTCGAACGCCTTGCGGGACCTCGAAATTCACATGGTCCCACGACTGCTGGAGGCCGCGCGCGCGGTCGTCGCAGGCGTCGGCGTGGGCGACGGAGGCGACCGTCAGGGGGGCGGCCATCAGGGCCAGGGCGAACAGGGCGGTCTTCATGGCGTGTCTCTCCTTTTGTTCTGTGGTTCAGCCGGCGAACAGGGCGCGGGCCTTCAGGTCGTTGGATTTCAGGGCCCCGTCGATCAGGCCGGGCGCCAGGGCGTTGAGGCGGACGAACAGGCTTTCGGGGAAGCCGAGATAGACGTCGCGGCGATCTGAGCGGATGGCGGCGACGATGCGGTCGGCGATCGGGTCCGGATCGTCCACGGCCATGCCGGTCAGACGCGCATATTCGTCGACCTTGGCGGAGTTGAACGGCGTAGCCACTGCGCGGGGCGCGACATAGGTGACGCCGACGCCCGTGCCGGCCAGTTCGCGACGCAACGATTGGCTGAGCGCCCGCATCCCGGCCTTGGCGCTGGAATAGCTGGCGAAGTGGGCGAAGTTGATCGAGCCGAAGATCGATCCGACGTTGGCGATCTGGCCGTGCTTGCGGGCCTTCATGCCGGGCAGGACGGCCTGTGCCAGACGCGCCGGCGCGACCAGATTGACCATATAGGTCGCCAGCAGATGCTCGGGCGTCTGCTGCTCCAGCGGGCCGAAATGCTGGATGCCGGCGATATTGATCAGAATGTCCCAGGCGCGGCCGCCGGCCTGTTCGGCGACGCTGTCGAGGCCCTGCGGAGTGGACAGGTCGCCCACCAGGGTGTGATGGCCCGCCACCGGCGCGCGGGCGACGATCGTGACCCGACCGCCCTCGCGCTCGATCCGCTCGACCACACGACGTCCCAAGGCGCCTGAGCCGCCGGTGATCAGGATGTTGCGATCCTCAAACTGCATCGACCGTCTCCCGCGCTGCGATGTGGGGGATGGAGGCGAAGACCCCGCCGAACAGACCGAACATCACCTTGGCCATGTGGACGATGGCGGCGCGGTCGTCGGCGTCCGACACTCCGTCCAGCAGTTGCTTGAGGAAAAGGATGTGATCCTGATCCAGAGCCCCGTGGGAAATCAGATAGGTGAAGGCGGCGGGCGGCAGGCCGAGGCTCTGTTGCACGGCCTCGGCGCCGACGCTGGCCAGTTGGATGCTGGTGCCTTCCAGCACATAGACCATGCCGAAGAAGGCCATCGGATTGATGCGCTGGATGGTGTCATAGGCATAGGCCACCATCAGTTCGGTCGCGACGTTCGGGCCGTGCTGCACGGTCTGATCGGGGTCGCCGCCGGCGGCGCGGATGTCGTTCAGAATCCACTGCTCGTGGCCGGTTTCCTCGGCGATGTAGTCGTCGAGCGCGGCCTTGAAGACGGCGTGATCATCGTCGAGCCGCGCCCGGGCGGCCTGCATCAACGGCACGGTGTGGCGGACGTGGTGATAGGCTTGGGCCAGATAGGCGACGTAGGTTTCGCGGCTGATGCGGCCGGCCAGACCGTCCCTGATCTGGGGGATGGCGCTGAAGGCGGCCCGCTCGGTTGCGGTCGCGGCGACCAGGGTTTCAAAAAACGACATGCGAACTCTCAGGCGGCTTGCGAGGGGGAGGGGGCGTAGGTGCGCAGCAGGGTCTCGCGACGCGGACGACCGTTGGCGGTGACCTGACCGGCGGCGGGATCGAAGGGCGGGACCAGACGCCAGTCGCCGATGCGGGCGTAGTCGGGCAGGCGGGCGTTGGCGCGTGCGACGGCGGCTTCGATCTGGGCCGGTTCGGCGCCGGGCATCGCCACGATCAGGGCCGACAACGACGCCTCCGCCTCGCCCATCGCCATGGCCTGAAGGATCTGGGGTTCGGCCAGAAGCTCGCTCTCGACCCATTCGGGCGCGACGTTGCGCCCGAAGGCGGTGATCAGGGTGTTGGCCTTGCGGCCTTCGATGCTGAGCCGTCCATCGGCGTCGAAGCGGCCGATGTCGCCGGTGTGCAGACGCTCCGGCGCGGGCGCCTGGCCGACATAGCCGAGGAAGGGATGGGGCGAGACCAGGATTTCGCCGTCGTCGGCCAGATGGACCGCAAGGTGAGGCAAGGGCCGGCCGACCGTGCCGGGGCGAGCGTCGTCCGGACTGTTGAGCGCCACGACCGAGGCGCATTCGCTGAGGCCATAGCCCTCGACCACAGGCAGGCCGGCATTGGCGGCGGCCTCCAGCAGCGCCGGGGACACCCGGGCGCCGCCGACCGCGATCATCTCCAGCCGATGATCCAGCCGCATCGCGCCTTGGGCGGCGATCAGGCCGCGCAGCAGTTCGGGAACCAGGATCAGGGTCGTGGCACCGGTCTGGACAGCGGTGGTCAGCAGGCGCGCAAAGTCGGGGCGGAATGCCTCGCCCATCCCGGCCTCGGCCAGGCTGGCGGCGTGATAGCAGCCGCCGGCCAGAAGCGTCGCATAGAGGCCGGCGACATTCTCCAGCAGCACCGCCAGCGGCAGCACAGGCAGATGCAGCCCTGCGCGGTCCCGGCCCAGGACCTGAACCAGAGAGGCGGCGACCGCCTCCATCTGATCCTGCGACAGGCAGACCCCCTTGGGCGCGCCGGTCGAGCCGGAGGTGTAGGTGATCTTGGCCGTGCCGGGATGCAAATCACGCACCGGCAGCCCCGTCGGCGTCAGCCGGATCGGCGCGCCGCCCGCCGTCAGCTCGCCTGGAGCGCCCGGCGTGATCAGCAGCCCCGCGCCGGCATCGGCCAAGGCATGATCGCGTTGAGCGGCCGTGAAGAAGGGCGGGATCGGCACGCTCGGTCGCTGGGCGAGGATCAGCGCCAGATCGGCGACGACCCAGGCCGCCCCGTTGTCGAGCAGGACCCCGACCGGAGATCGGTCGTCGGCCAGGGCGGTCGCCAGCTGACCGACCTGCGCCAGCAGTTCGGCCGCGGTCAACGAACCTTCGGCCCACTCGATCACCACATCATCGGGCGTGGTGCGGGCGCGACGCGACAGGGCGTCCAGAACGGCGCTCATTAGCGATCCTCGTAGTGCAGGCGGGTGCGGACGGCCCGTCCGACCGGCGCCGTTTCGGAGAAGTGATCCAGCGGCGCGGTCGCCGCGTCGATCGAGCCGGCCAGCACCACGGGATCGGTCTGATAGTAGGCGCCCCAGCTGCCGCCGCCGTCGTCGAGGCGGCGCGGATCGGCGCGCGCGAGCTGAAGCGCGCCCAGACCGGCCTTGTGGAAGATGCGGCGCAACTCGTCGGTCGCGGTGGCGACGGCGAACCTCAGACCTTCGGACTGCAGATGATGGGCCATGGCGGCGAACAGGAAGACGGTCGCGCCCTGTCCGCTGGAGGCCAGGCTGCCGATCTCGACCACCTGCGCGCGGTCGATGGCGCCGATGGCCTGGCTCAGGACCGTCTCGACGGAGCCGTCCAGATATTGTTCCAAGTACAGGGGCGCCTCGGCGGCGTGCCGGAAGCCGACGGCGGCGTAGATGACGCCAGCCTCGTCCTGAACGCTCATCAGGGTCGGGAAATGGGCCTGGATCTGGCCGCCATAGGCCTCGGCATAGGCCGCCTCGATGAACTGCTCCACGCGGCGACGTTCGCCTCGGCAGGGGTCGTCGAACCGGATGATGCGCGACGACAGCGTGCGGCGCGCGCGCGGCCGAACCGGATCGGCGTCTTCGGGCAGGCGGAGTGGAAACATGCGGGCCTCGGGCCAAGGGACTTCGGGCCAGAGACGACGCGGTGCGGCGACCCCCACAAAAAAATCTTTCGCCGTCGCAATCGCGGTTGCCGCAGAGTGCGCAGCAACCCACGATGGGGTGGTGAACGCCTCTTCCGGTCCCCCTCAGCACGACCCGAGCCGACCGGCGCGGCAAGCCTTGGCGGACGCGTGGCTGGACAGCCGCCCGGCGCTTGTGCGCTTTCTGACGGCGCGCACGGGATCGTCGGCTGCGGCCGAAGATTTGGCGCAGGATGTCTGGGTGCGGCTGCAATCCGTGACCGAGGAGGCCGCCGCCGAGGTCCGCCATCCGCAGGCCTTCCTCTATCGGATCGCCGCCAATCTGGCCCTGGATGCGTCCAAGGCGCAGCGTCGTGCAGGCGCGCGCGATCTGGAATGGCGGCGCGCTTCCGCTATCGATGATGCGGCCGAAGCCCAGGATGCGCCGTCGGCCGAGGACGCCGTCTGGGCCAAGCTGAAACTGGAAAAGGTTGTCGCCGCGATCGACCGGATGCCGCCCAAGGCCGCGGAGGCCTTCCGTCTGCACAAGATGGCCGGGCTCAGCCAGGCCGAGGTGGCCGAGCGGATGGGCGTCTCGCGCAGCGCGGTCGAAAAATACGTTTCCGCCTCGCTGAAGGAACTGCTGCTGCGGGTCGGTTGGCCATGACGACTGTTTTTCGCCATTTTTCATTGAGGATGCGGCGCGACCGCGTCGTCTCTCCCACAAAGCCCGCTCGGGCCCGGACCGGATCATGACCCAGGACGCTGTCATCAAGGACGAGGAGATCGCCGCCCAGGCCGCCGCCTGGGTCGTGCGTCTGCGCGCCGATGACGTGACGATTGCGGACATCGACGCGGCGACGGCCTGGCTCGATCAAGATCCGGCCCATCGGCGCGCCTTCGACGAGGCCGAGGGGCTTTGGGCGGCCTCGGATGTCCTAGACGACCGTTCCGACGTTCAGCCGGCGCCAGTCATCGACCTGTCGGCGCATCGCGAGCGGCGCAAGGGACCGGGGCGGCGATGGATGGTGGCGGTCCCGGCGATGGCTGCGGCTCTCGCCGCGGCGATCTTCCTAGGCCCGATGCTGCAAACCGCGCCCACCGTGGTCTACAGCACCGCGCCCGGCGAAACGCGGACGGTGACCTTGGACGACGGATCGCGGCTTCAGATCAACGGCGGCTCGACCCTGTCGGTGAAGATGGAGCGAGGACGGCGTCTGGTGCATATGGATCAGGCCGAGGCGACCTTCGATGTCGCGCATGACGCCGGCCGACCCTTCCTGATCGATGTCGGCGAAAGCCAGGTGCGCGTGGTCGGCACGGCGTTCAACATCCGAAGATCCGCCGATGACACCCAGGTGGCGGTGCTGCGGGGCGTCGTCGAGGTCAGCGACCTGAAACAGCCCGCGCGGCGGGTGCGTCTGACGGTCGGTCAGTCGGTCCAGCGCGACGACGCCGACGACCGCATGACCGTGGCCCCCGTCGATGTCCGCACCGCCGCCGCCTGGACCCAGGGGCGACGGGCCTATGACGATCGGCCGCTGCGCGAGATCGTCGCCGACCTCAGCCGCGCCTTCGCTACGCCGGTGACCGTGGCGCCGAACGCGGCGAACCTGCGCTTCTCCGGCACGCTGGTTCTTGATGACGAAGCGGCGGTGATCGGCCGGCTGGAACGGT
This genomic interval carries:
- a CDS encoding tetratricopeptide repeat protein, with protein sequence MKTALFALALMAAPLTVASVAHADACDDRARGLQQSWDHVNFEVPQGVRMAEMARLNTQADAVVAQCPNRAEPLVWDAIITASEAGLKGGIGALGLVREARTELEQAERINPRALNGSVYVSLGSLYAQVPGAPIGFGNRQRARDYLQRGLAMAPNDVDANFFMGDLLVREHDWNGAARYLQKAIDAPARPGRAVADRGRKAEARALLVRAQQHH
- a CDS encoding FTR1 family protein, producing MRHLLQLLFLTLLLGSSAPVQAQAPAASEAQVAWRLLDYVSVDYAGAVANGQIVNPAEYGEMTEFAGQIRTRIDALPATAGKAALVRDAAALETRIRDKAAPEAVAAQAKTLAAALLAAYPSPLAPSFPPDLARGQALYQEQCAVCHGVTGRADGEGAQGLDPAPIAFADVERARQRSVFGLYQVIDQGLDGTAMASFAHLPAEDRWALAFYVGRFAFTEAEAAEGQRLWESDPAIRAAFPTLAAVTQTTPADLASRIGETKARAVTAYLRRHPDAAPPASGGALTLARTRLTESLTAYRAGDRKQAADLALSAYLDGFEPVEPALGARDGALLRRVETAMTGLRAAIGRGAPTSEVEAQVERLSALLDTAERALAPQEADNVASFAGAFTILLREGLEALLIVVAMIAFLRKAERPEALRYVHGGWIAALAAGGATWAAATFLISISGASRELTEGFGSLLAGAVLVSVGIWMHGKSHADAWQTYIRDKLSRALSGRSAWLLFLLAFVVVYREVFETILFYAAIWSQGGHLGMLAGALSAVAVLAVVAWALLTYSKRLPIGQFFSLSSILMAVLSVVLVGKGVAALQEAGWIDVHPVAWIPRTEILGLYPTLEGVLFQLLTFLVLVVGFLRASRSSAKAAAAG
- a CDS encoding SDR family NAD(P)-dependent oxidoreductase, which produces MQFEDRNILITGGSGALGRRVVERIEREGGRVTIVARAPVAGHHTLVGDLSTPQGLDSVAEQAGGRAWDILINIAGIQHFGPLEQQTPEHLLATYMVNLVAPARLAQAVLPGMKARKHGQIANVGSIFGSINFAHFASYSSAKAGMRALSQSLRRELAGTGVGVTYVAPRAVATPFNSAKVDEYARLTGMAVDDPDPIADRIVAAIRSDRRDVYLGFPESLFVRLNALAPGLIDGALKSNDLKARALFAG
- a CDS encoding SLC13 family permease, encoding MTFDQIAALAVLVAVVGVLIHGKMRADVVALTGAAVLLLLGVVRPVEVQGAFASPAVIALAGLFVIAYAIELSGLLGWLIRQATQLSARIGARGIWIVIGLCGSVGGFLNNTPVVVLAAPVIRDVAQSLRLSPKRFLMPLSHVTVMGGLLTLIGTSTNLLVNDMARNAGQPVFGLFEITPVGLAIAVVGGLWLYFVGARQLGRSVAMDEAEAARLAEMEEARRRAEAEAINRRKRLLPFGLPRLGGSRNQVDGSGDAHLGDVELYGAADRPLRLRPAAISLGVFVLVILSAALGWAPIAASAFAGAVGLILLRVITPEEAYAGLRPEILLLIAGMVVVGTAIEVTGLASAGADRLIGVIRPLGPLGALIVLYGVTLFATELLSNATVAVLITPIAVALAESLGVDPRPFLVCVMMAASAAFATPFGYQTNVLVFNMGGYSYMDFVRVGLPLNLITWIAAMVAIPIFFPF
- a CDS encoding methyltransferase family protein; the encoded protein is MSPVPPALSLDVVQRRRKWFAGLVLLALIVLTASVRSVAALDGEWHEGVEALGLAAIIVAIVGRAWCSLYIGGRKKAEIVDRGPYSITRNPLYVFSFIGAFGVGAQTGSVTIGAIFAVATFLVFLRTVGREEAWLAEHFGAPYAAYCARTPRFLPNPTRWRDAEELTIRPAFFVRTLRDGLVFLAAVPVMEGIEHLQSSGLIGFPVSLF
- a CDS encoding AMP-binding protein; amino-acid sequence: MSAVLDALSRRARTTPDDVVIEWAEGSLTAAELLAQVGQLATALADDRSPVGVLLDNGAAWVVADLALILAQRPSVPIPPFFTAAQRDHALADAGAGLLITPGAPGELTAGGAPIRLTPTGLPVRDLHPGTAKITYTSGSTGAPKGVCLSQDQMEAVAASLVQVLGRDRAGLHLPVLPLAVLLENVAGLYATLLAGGCYHAASLAEAGMGEAFRPDFARLLTTAVQTGATTLILVPELLRGLIAAQGAMRLDHRLEMIAVGGARVSPALLEAAANAGLPVVEGYGLSECASVVALNSPDDARPGTVGRPLPHLAVHLADDGEILVSPHPFLGYVGQAPAPERLHTGDIGRFDADGRLSIEGRKANTLITAFGRNVAPEWVESELLAEPQILQAMAMGEAEASLSALIVAMPGAEPAQIEAAVARANARLPDYARIGDWRLVPPFDPAAGQVTANGRPRRETLLRTYAPSPSQAA
- a CDS encoding thermostable hemolysin produces the protein MFPLRLPEDADPVRPRARRTLSSRIIRFDDPCRGERRRVEQFIEAAYAEAYGGQIQAHFPTLMSVQDEAGVIYAAVGFRHAAEAPLYLEQYLDGSVETVLSQAIGAIDRAQVVEIGSLASSGQGATVFLFAAMAHHLQSEGLRFAVATATDELRRIFHKAGLGALQLARADPRRLDDGGGSWGAYYQTDPVVLAGSIDAATAPLDHFSETAPVGRAVRTRLHYEDR
- a CDS encoding RNA polymerase sigma factor, producing the protein MNASSGPPQHDPSRPARQALADAWLDSRPALVRFLTARTGSSAAAEDLAQDVWVRLQSVTEEAAAEVRHPQAFLYRIAANLALDASKAQRRAGARDLEWRRASAIDDAAEAQDAPSAEDAVWAKLKLEKVVAAIDRMPPKAAEAFRLHKMAGLSQAEVAERMGVSRSAVEKYVSASLKELLLRVGWP
- a CDS encoding FecR family protein encodes the protein MTQDAVIKDEEIAAQAAAWVVRLRADDVTIADIDAATAWLDQDPAHRRAFDEAEGLWAASDVLDDRSDVQPAPVIDLSAHRERRKGPGRRWMVAVPAMAAALAAAIFLGPMLQTAPTVVYSTAPGETRTVTLDDGSRLQINGGSTLSVKMERGRRLVHMDQAEATFDVAHDAGRPFLIDVGESQVRVVGTAFNIRRSADDTQVAVLRGVVEVSDLKQPARRVRLTVGQSVQRDDADDRMTVAPVDVRTAAAWTQGRRAYDDRPLREIVADLSRAFATPVTVAPNAANLRFSGTLVLDDEAAVIGRLERFLPIKATRGPQGVRLERR
- a CDS encoding TenA family transcriptional regulator — translated: MSFFETLVAATATERAAFSAIPQIRDGLAGRISRETYVAYLAQAYHHVRHTVPLMQAARARLDDDHAVFKAALDDYIAEETGHEQWILNDIRAAGGDPDQTVQHGPNVATELMVAYAYDTIQRINPMAFFGMVYVLEGTSIQLASVGAEAVQQSLGLPPAAFTYLISHGALDQDHILFLKQLLDGVSDADDRAAIVHMAKVMFGLFGGVFASIPHIAARETVDAV
- a CDS encoding MerR family DNA-binding protein; this encodes MHDALQLGFDIGSIQSLLDLSDHPDRACGEANAIAERHLSDVTEKIAQLEALKTELSRMTTECAGGRVSACKVIEVLHDHAFCGHGHDAGGRASLSSATP